Proteins encoded by one window of Anopheles maculipalpis chromosome 2RL, idAnoMacuDA_375_x, whole genome shotgun sequence:
- the LOC126567649 gene encoding phospholipase A1 member A-like, producing MESSCIAVVAVILLLANANIKALPTFDIGNIQTVKQLSKSWAQNLHQFNISLKEEFELRPIWEDVSFWCFNRKSNKFRLTLGDYADFRELLQRNRSTVLFVHGWLQNKQQFADGAKRLALAVANRNYCVVDFEPLATVELQLFINAVSLRIATYLAGFVQSLGTIDIPPEQVTLVGEGVSAHLVGQAGQLLGGHLGSIVGLDPLGPFYTVGPIVQCRRFTLDPTDAQFVQVWYSSIGQLGSSAPLGHQNIYVNGGIHPQPCCSCFTKVFGTSNLLTQLCSHYFAVEVFKATLDPSIDLLATKCPSYKHFLAGRCQIRPTTRVTDQEGTEAGNFYLETSCKPPYL from the exons ATGGAGTCATCTTGCATCGCAGTGGTTGCAGTTATTCTTCTGCTAGCAAACGCCAACATTAAAGCTCTCCCAACGTTTGATATTGGAAACATTCAAACTGTGAAGCAACTGTCGAAATCCTGGGCACAAAATCTCCACCAGTTTAACATTTCTTTAAAGGAGGAGTTTGAATTGCGACCGATTTGGGAAGATGTGTCGTTCTGGTGCTTCAACAG gaaatcaaacaaattccGGTTAACCCTCGGTGACTACGCAGACTTCCGTGAGCTGTTGCAGAGAAACCGTTCGACCGTACTGTTTGTCCACGGATGGctacaaaacaagcaacaatttGCAGATGGTGCGAAACGGCTAGCGTTAGCCGTGGCCAATCGTAACTATTGTGTGGTAGATTTTGAACCACTCGCCACGGTGGAACTGCAGCTGTTCATTAACGCAGTCTCGCTCCGAATTGCCACCTATCTGGCTGGGTTTGTCCAAAGCCTCGGTACTATCGACATTCCTCCGGAACAAGTCACACTCGTTGGGGAAGGTGTTAGCGCCCATCTGGTGGGACAAGCAGGCCAACTACTTGGGGGACATCTTGGTTCCATTGTTGGGTTAGATCCATTGGGACCATTCTACACGGTAGGACCGATAGTACAGTGCCGTCGCTTCACCCTAGACCCAACCGATGCTCAATTCGTACAGGTGTGGTACAGTTCGATCGGTCAGCTGGGTTCGTCCGCTCCGTTGGGACATCAGAACATCTACGTTAACGGTGGCATTCATCCGCAGCCCTGCTGTTCCTGCTTTACCAAAGTTTTTGGTACATCCAACCTGT TAACACAGCTCTGCAGCCATTACTTTGCGGTGGAAGTATTTAAAGCAACGCTCGACCCATCCATTGACCTACTCGCTACGAAATGTCCCAGCTACAAACACTTTCTTGCGGGTCGCTGCCAAATACGACCGACGACACGCGTCACCGACCAGGAAGGAACCGAGGCAGGGAATTTCTATCTCGAAACGTCCTGTAAGCCACCGTACCTTTAA